Genomic window (Bacillus vallismortis):
CTAATCATCATGATTGGATATATTATACATCGTCTGGCCATCTGAAACCCTAAAAACAAAATGACAAGTACCCCTGCTTCCTATATAATCAAATAGATATATTTAACAAAGTTCCCAAGTGGAGGGGTGAACGATATTGTCTGCTGAAGTAACGTTACATGATAATATACATCATGATTTAAGCGCGGATTGCCAGCACTGTTTTGGCCTGTGCTGTGTCGCTTTGCCTTATGCGAAATCAGCGGATTTTGCTTTTGATAAAGACGGGGGTACGCCTTGCCGCAACTTACAATCAAACTATCAATGTTCTATCCATAAAGACCTCCGAGAAAAGGGGTTTCGAGGCTGTTCTGCTTATGAATGCTTTGGCGCCGGCCAGAAAGTATCCCAAATCACTTATGAGGGAAAGGATTGGCGAAACCACCCGAAAACAGCCAACGAAATGTTTGACGTTTTCCCAATCATGCAGCAGCTGCACGAAATGCTCTGGTATTTACACGAAGCGCTTTCTATAGAGACGGCCAAACCGATTCATCGCGAGCTGCGGGCCTGTTTCGAAAAAATAGACAAGCTCACCAGACTCAGCAAGGAAAATTTGCTGACACTGCAAGTACACGAGCACCGGGCTGAGATCAATGAATGGCTGTTAAAAACGAGTGAGCTGGTGCGCGCCCAAGCACGCAATCCAAAACGCCCGAAAAAAATCAGCCGGGGAAGTGTCCTGATCGGCGCGAAACTGAAAGGGCTTGATCTGCGCGGAGCAAACCTAAGAGGAGCACTGCTCATTGCTGCCGATCTGAGAGATGCAGACCTGAGAATGTCAGACTTTATCGGTGCAGATGTAAGAGACGCTGATCTCAGCGGCGCCGACCTGACCGGGAGCATTTTTCTGACGCAGGCACAGGTGAATGCCGCAAACGGCGATGCAAACACAAAACTGCCGCCGTCACTACAAATCCCCGCCCATTGGGTCACAAACCGATAAAAAAGAGAGGCTCACATCATGAATGTGAAAAGAATAACGTCAGAACATGATTTGAATACAGCGTTTGAAATCAGAAAGACAGTATTTGTAGAGGAACAAGGCTGTCCCGTTTCAGATGAATTTGATGAGTTCGATACACTCCGCGAAGATTGCCGGCACATTCTCGTTTATCATCAGAATGAACCCGTTGGCACTGCACGTGTCCGTATTGTTGATCAGGTGGGAAAACTGGAAAGAATCTGCATTCTGAAACCCTATCGCAAATTCGGGCTGGGCAAAAAGATCGTCGATGCGTTAGAACGCATTGTGAAAGAACAAGGCATTTCCTCATTCAAACTGTACGGCCAGACACAGGCGGCAGACTTTTATGAAAAACTCGGCTATCAGACAGCATCAGAAGAATTTATGCTGGACGGCATTCCGCATGTGCTGATGACAAAAGAAGAAGATTCTGGCCAATAAATTGTTCACAAATTTGTCACTTATGAGCATGAGCGGTTCATTGGTATACTAATCACCCATTATTAAGAGAAGGAATGATTGTATGCCAACAAATAAAAAAGAAGGTCTTATCTTTGGCGTGATGATGTGTTTTGGGATGGTCTGCGTCATGTCGATTTACAATGCCATCATCAACGGAGCTATACACGATTTTTCATTTGTAACAGTTTTTGAAATGATCATCGGTTTTATTGTAGCGCTGCTGTTAGATTTACTGTTAGTGGGCCCCCTTGCCAAAAAGATTGCCTTCAGCATGCCGTTTGACAAGTCTAAGACATTATATGTTGTTCTTGCCGTGTCGACGTGTATGGTGATCGGCATGGTGCTTTGTATGTCTGTGTTCGGTTTAGTGACAGCTGCTTTATCAAATGGACTGAACGGGGACAGCCTCTTCAGCGCTTACCTAATGATTGTATTGAAAAATTTCATCTTAGCTTATCCATTGCAATTACTGATTATGGGACCATTAGTCAGAGGGATTTTTATGAAATTTGTAAAACCAAAGCTCACAGCTGCTGTTTAAATAGAAAAGGAGTAAGCCTTGACACACACTCCTTTTTCTCACGAATCGAATGTAAAACAAGCTCCGCAAACGCCTCCGCGGCAGGCAGCTGCCATTTTTTCTTTTTGATTAACATATGAGAGTAAAGCGGATCAAAGCTTTCAGCATGATGAAGGATTTTCAGCTTATCCTCCTCCACTTCTTCTTTCAGTGTGATGTAAGGCTCCAAGCTCGCTCATGACCGTTTGTTTAATCGCCCTCTCCCAGGATCACTAATGCATCTATCAATAAAATACTGGAGCATCTCAAGAAAACAAACGTCAATACCGAGGAAGGCTCAATCAAAAAAACCGATGCACTTGGCCCGGTTCTATCTGTTTGTATAAGAGACCCCGATCAGAATCTCATTGAGATATCGGAGTATCTCTAAATGTCTCTTTAAACATATCAATATTGCTAGATATGTTTTTTCTCACTTCCTTTAGCCCCTATACCTTAACACATAGTTTTTATACAATTCTTCGTTATAAACAATTTCTTCGCCATGTGAAGAGCAGATGAGGGTTGGTTTGATTTCATCTATGATTGCGCCGCTGTCGATGTTTTCATTCATGTCAACACTGAATCTTCTGATAGGCGGGTGTAAATTTTTCTTACTTGTGATAAAAAGATCACCTGATAATAGAACATGATCGACTTCATGATGGTACACAACATGCCCCGGGGAATGTCCGGGTGTAAGATAGAATTGCAGCGGCAAGTGGGCAAGCGTCTGTTTCATCAGCGGCTGGACAATATGGGCTACCCCTGTGTTCTCCACCTCATTTTTGTTCGGATAAGGCGCTTCCCCATTGATATAGATTAGTTCTTTCTGATGGGCATAAATTGGAATATCAAATCTCTCTAACCATTTTGATGCACCTTGAATATGATCGCTGTGGCCATGGGTAAGCAAAATGGCTTTTGGACTGCCGATCGCTAACGCTGCCCTGATCTGAGCATCCGCAAAACGTTCTATTCCCGTATCAATGATATAAACATCATCACCATCTTTAACAAACCAAATATGAACCGGAATCCGAATAGGCACATCAAGCTCAAATTCACATTGAAAGACATGTTCTGACAATTGTCTCAAATTCATGCCAACCACTCCCTTTGGAAATTTTTTGATATATTTACTGTAATACATCTTAGTTAATTATGTAATGACGCACATTTTTGTAACTTACATTGTGAGGTGACAAATATGGGAAACCGGTTAAATGGATTTGGCGCTTGCAGTACAGAAGTAAAAATGGCTTGTCCCGTGGAAATGACGCTGCATATTAACGGCGGGAAATGGAAAGGAATCATCCTCGATATCCTGTCTCACCAATCAGTCAGATTTAATGAGCTTAAACGTTTAATACCAGGCATTACACAAAGGATGCTGACGCTGCAGCTGAGAGAACTGGAAGCAGATGGCATTGTGAAGAGAAAAGTAGAGAATACTGTCCCCAAGAAGGTGGAATATTCTCTGACCGAACACGGTAAGAAGCTTTCTCCTATTATTGCATCCATAAGGATATGGGGGAATGAGTATATGAATAAAAATGAATAAAAACGATTTTTAACGTTTTTCCACAACGTGAACAAGATGTCCAAACACGAAAGTTGCTTCTGGCTTCATATAAACGTTAAATTTTAATTTCTGAAATTGTACAGTTATGTTGTCTTCTTTGGGGCGTTGGCTGTGTATTAGGAGGAATGATCCTTCACTTTTTTATACCTTTTTGAACGACGTTTTTTATCCTCAAAATTGAATATCACACTCTTATAAAATATATTCAATGAACAGGATCTTATTTAATCATAAAAAGATTAGACAATATAGAAAGAAGGTGATCTTATGCCTACTAAGAATAAATCCAAGAGAATCAATCAGAACTCTTAGGGAGAAGAAGCATTTGAAAAAGCGGAACGTGAAAACAAGCCACTTCTCATAGTTTACATAGCTATACACCCATGTTACATTAGTAGAAGGTCTCTTAGTGCAACCACAAAAAGACAACCAATTTGGCTGCCTTTTTTAATAATTCTATTAAAAATTTTTCGTAAGTTTAAAAACTTTTCTCTTTAATTGAAATATACTGCATTTTTTTCAGATTCATTCCAATTTATTCTGACTTATAACAGTGTGTGACCCATAATATCTTCCTTAGGAAAAAATTAAACTCACTCCTTATTTAAAAAAGACAATAAGAAATAGTGATGCTCTTTTATATTAAATTAATTGTTTCTATTTCACCAAATAAAAATTTTCTATTTTTCCCTCTGATACGCCAAGCATTACCATGGTTTTTGCCTTGATACTTACCCCTTGGAGTAGTATATCCTCGCCAATCGTAAGTAATTCCACCGCTTTTGATTAACGAAAGAAATGTTGTAAATTGTGGAGATCTTGAAAGTTCAGCCTCTAAATATCTAAATTCAGCAGTATCCCCATTCATTCTTTGATCAGCTTTTACCCAGAGAGTAGCAGGATGCTTCAAGGAAAGCTCACTTTCCAAACTTGAAAAAGTCCAGTATGCAGTTAATTCATCTTCATTATTAGAAGTACTCTTTTTTCTCAGTTCAACTCTTCTTCCTTCTTCATTAACTTCCAGAAAAAAACCTAAACTATTTTGAGGCGCTATTCGCGTACCAACTGTAATATATAAACTCTTATAGCCCAGATGTTTATCAGAATCATACCCGTATAAACGAGTAAAAGCAGATACTCTACTTCTATCATTTTTTTCAATTTGTTCAACTATCGTTCCACCAAATTGAGGCCTCAAAGTAAAAAGAGTATCTAATGTCTTTCCTGTTTTCGATTTTATTTCAATCTTCCCTTCAAAATCTGCTTCTTGATTATTATTGGTTTTAATGCCTAACAGAAACTCCAAGGTATCACCAACATCCTTAGGTGATACTTTGCCACTCCCTTTTGAGTTCTTGTGGAAACCAGCTTGTGCTATTTTTTTAATTTGAGGCAACAACCGACTAGCTGAGTCAGCAACTTTATCTATACCAAAGACTTTAGTTAATACTTCTTCCGAAGGAACATTATTAGTCAAATTAAGAATTACAATCTGCTTAGCCCCAGCTAAATCGGTTACTGTTATATAGAGTAAATCACATACATTTACTTTTCCTGCTTCCCACATTTTTTGTATTCCGTAAATTGAAAAACGTCTATCGCTTCTTCTCCCTGCAACCTTATATAGATTCAATTTTACATCTTGCACAGAACTATTTAATAACAATTTGCCATTAACTTTTTGTCCATTATTTCCACCGTTAGGAAGTTTATCATAATCTACAATACCCTTACTTTTCAATAAATCACGAAATAAGGCATTAGCATCTGGATTATTTTTGTTTATCATAGTAGATGTCAATCTTATTAACACATATTCCGATTCATTGAACTTGTGAATAGTGTTAATAATATCAATTTCATCTTTATAAGGTTCAAAAATCATTGAATTCATCCCTCTCTTCTTAATAGTTCACTTAAATGGCATCCTAATGCCTCTGAAATATAAATCATTGATGATAATTTTGGGTTGTTCACTTGCAAATTTAGTATCTCACTGATAGTTGACTCACTTACCCCTGGTTGAGTAGATAAGTATTTCTGTAAATTTCCTCTATGTAACCTTTTCACATTTTCGGAATATATGATTAAATAGTTATCATCCCTATATTTATTCATATCCTCAAGAGTAGTTATTCTAGAAAATAAGCTAGGGAAATCTACATTTAGTGCCTTAGCAATTGATAATGCTGTTGTTAAACTAATATCAAGATCTTTCTGTGATGTTAGTTGTAAAGTTTTATTTATCGTTTGTCTTGAAACCTTTGATAATTCTTTTAATTTTTTTTGAGTCAATCCCCTTTTTGTCATTATTTTACCAACATTTTCCCCGAAAAAAATTTGCAAAAAAGTTACCCCCTTGTTTTTATAATCTTTCTTATAATATACAATCAAAAACCACTTTTTAATCCGTTTAAGTTTACATATTATCTGGTTTTTAATTTCTATTAAAATAATAAAAGACACTCTCTTTAATTAAGAAAAGTGTCTTTGAGAAAACGGTATCCATGGTAAAAAGCATTTTTATGGAAACGAACATAAAAAGTGAAGTAAATTAAAATCTAAAATTGCTGATTCCACGCTAAACAATCAAACCTTAAACATATCAATCACTGAAGATTTCCTTTATTAACCAAAAAGTCAAAAATAGAAGTAATTATTTAATTCACTTTTTTTATGCCTTGGAGGCTAATTCTGCAAAAGATATCTTTATGAAAAAATTCCCCACCTTACAACAAGTGAGATGTTGAGAAGACTAAACACAGAGTTACAAATAGTAGCATCAACTCTTCATATTTCAAATTTTTATTAACTAAAAAAAAAGACGCCTATACTTAAATTTTTAGGCGTTTCTCTTTTGATGCTTTAATAGCTTGAATTATTTTAGTACCAATTGCTTTTGCTAACAACGGTGGGACAGCATTTCCAACTTGCGTATACTGAGGTACTTCTACTTTTCTACGTTGCCCTCCAGTTGTTCTTTTACCTAAAAAGATGAAACTATCATCAAAAGATTGTAATCTTGCCATTTCTCTCACAGTAGGAATTCTGTTCTCATAAGGTGTTAAATAATCATCAGGCAATGTCACAACTGTAGGAGAAACACTATCTTTCTTATATCTATATCTATTATTCTTTTTAGTGAGCAAAGCGTTAATCAATTCTTCATCAACAGGTGGCCTATTAAAAAGGGAAATAACTTGTTCAGGTCCATACTCCTCTTGAAGTTTGTTCACACACTCTTTTAAGAGAGATGGATATTCAGTTAAATTTATTCCTTCTTCTCTAATTCGTTTTTTTAACATTGAAGAGCTTTCACCTTCCCGAAACAGAGAAAACCTTTCCTGAATAAGCACGCTATGGTTTGATAAATCATGATTATATAGATTCCTGTTTGAATGAATAGGAGTACCTGCAACTGATTTTGTTCTTCCATTAATTGAGGAAAGTTGGTACTCAGAGTAATCATTAAAGTACTTTTCTTTTTTCACACTATCAATAATTAAATCACTTATAGCCGCATCAACTGATATTTTTTCATTTTCATTTAGTGTTATAGGTTCTGGATAATCTGGCACTTCTTCTCCTGCCAAATATGCTATAAATATTGCTCTTTTTCTTCTTTGGGGCACACCGTAATTTGAAGCATCTAACAGCCTTGGTTCTAAGGTTAAATAACCAATTTCATTAAATTCATTTATCAAAATCTCAGGCATTAAACTTCCATCTTCATATGCTTCACCTGTAATGCCTATATAGCCATCCATTCTAGTATCCATAAACCCTTCAACATTTTCCATAATAACGTATCTAGGGTGTATGTCTTTTACAATTCTTAAATACTCTCTAAATAACATGTTTCTAGGGTCATCTTTTTTACGAAGTCCTGCTCTGCTAAATCCTTGACATGGTGGACCACCGAAAATTGCATCTATCTGTGGTACATTATCTTTATCTTCAAACATTCTTAAATTTCTAATTGCAGATAAAATCTCTTCTGATGTTAAATTTCTTATATCAGCTCTCTGGAAATAAGTGTTTTCACCATGAATCAATCCTAGTTGCTCATGTCTAAAAGTGTACGTTTTTTCAACATCTTCACTTATATCAGAGGAGAATACGATATGAAACCCAGCTTGAAGAATGCCCTCACTCATACCACCTGCTCCACAAAAAAGATCAATGGCAATAGGGTGCATAGCAACACCTCCTTATTATTACTTGTATTATTATCTTATAAATCACATGAAAATTCCAGGGTTTTTTACAAAATTGACTTTTATATTTTTAAACAAAAAGTACTATCTAAACATAATAACACTTAGATATCTTTAATTCATCATTTATTATTCTATTAAAATAACTTTCTCGCCTCTCTAAACTAAGATTTAAGTTAAAGATACAAAGAGAGGAGGTGATCCCATGCCAAATAAAAGTAAACCCAATAGATTAATCACTTAGAAATCTCCATACGTACGCCCACACCCCCGTAGACTCTTACCTCTGAGAAAAGAAGAGGCCTTCGAAAAAGCGAAACGCCAAAACAAGTCGGTTCTGGTCAGCGTCAGCTATTCAACTTGCCATTGGTGCCATAGCCGTTAAGATAGCCGCTTGAAAAAATGCTTTATGAAGCACCGATCATGTTAGATACACTTTATCAAAAATAAAACTTAAACCTTGTTTCTCGAAAAATAATCAGTTATGCTGATTATATGTTAAACTGATATTGTTGGAGGTGAAATAATTGGAAAAATGGAATCAATCCTATGGTTTTCTACTCGGAAAAGTTCTCCAGCGAATGGAAAATACATTTGCTGAAGGGCTTAGACCGTATGAGATTAACGCAAGACAATACGGAGTTCTTTTATTTATCAAAGGAAACCCTTATTCATCACAAAAAGATATTTCTGAAAATCTGCAAATCGATCGGACTACAATGGTGAGTCATATCGATCATCTCGAGACTTTAGGATTTGTTGAGAGAACAAAAAATCCTAATGACAGAAGATCCTATAGCCTTAAGATTACTGAAAAAGGCAACGATGTATTGGATTCACGTTGGGAGTTTTTAGTTAATACGGAATTAGAGGTATTAGCTCCGTTAAATCAACAAGAAAGACAATTACTTAAAGATTTCCTTATTAAAATTTGGAGATCCCTTTAAAAAACAGGAGGTTTTACAATATGCAAGCTCTCGATTATTTTAATGCACGTCTCGAAGCAACGATCAGCCCTATGGATTTTTTGAAAGCTAAGCAAATGAATCCCGAGAAATACGTCTTAATCGATGTTCGAAACGGTCCAATTCATGTAAGGAATGTAACAATTAAAGATGCTCACATTATTCCTGAACAAGAACTGCAATCTCGTTTAAACGAAATACCAAAAGAAAAAGAAATCATTGTTTATTGCTGGGATGTCTGGTGCAATACCGCTGCAAAAGTTGCAAAGTTTTTATTAGAACATGGATATAAAGTGAAAGAGCTGACGGGAGGGATTGCAGCATGGAAAGAAATGAACTTCCCTGTCACAAATACAAATCAAGACAATCACATACCTGATGATTGTGGATGCTGACTCTGTGCCTGTGCAACATAAAAGATACTGGGTGGGAGTGGCTTCCCGAGATCACGTAATGAAAGCAATTCAAGGCGGATTTGCACAACTTTGTCATGGCAAAGAGGCACCCTTAAAAAAGATGAATAAAGGTGATTGGATCATTTATTATTCTCCAAAGGTCAATATTAAGGAAGGTACGCCATATCAAAAATTTACTGCTTTAGGCAAAGTAGTAGATCGTCATATTTTTCAATTTAATATGGCAAATGATTTTCAGCCTTTTCGAAGACATATACATTTCATTCATTGCACAGAAATACCCATTCGCCCATTAATCCCATATCTTTCTTTCATAAAAGACGAGAAGCGTTGGGGCTACTCATTTCGGTTTGGGCATTTTGAGATCAGTGAAAAGGATTTTAAGCTAATTGCACAAAAAATGGTTGATGTTAAAGGAGATTAGTTGACTTTGATCTCCTTTAAGCTTTCTTTATATTCACAATATCACCTAACCATTCATTACATTGTGATATCATGACGATGAATCATTGGTTATTTCTAAAAATAGAGGTGGAGAGTTATGAATCACGAGGAAATGATCAATTACTACTATCCTTGGTGAAGGGCGGACGGTGATGCGTCACAACGGGAATAAAAAATGGTTTGCGCTTATCTTTCATCTTGATGGCCATTTATGCGTTAACCTTAAGTGCGAACCTGAGCGAGCCAATTTCCTGCGTAGTATTTTTAAAGAGGTAAAGCCCGGGTATCATATGAATAAAGACCATTGGAATACAGTGATCTTAGATGGCAACCTCTCACAAGAGGCTCTTGATGATATGGTGCAACATAGTTTCGAATTGACAAAGCCAAAGAAGCCTTAATGTTTATTCACCATGATGATCAGCAGGAACCTATAATAAGTTCCTGTTTGTAATTTATCAAAATCTTTTACCGTTTCATTAATACGGATAACTCACCTTCAAACACTTTTTCCTCTTTTTGATTATAGGTAGATAACAATACAGTAAGTATTCCCGTTTGACTTTTATTTGGTTTTTTATCAATAACCTTAACGATAGTGTTCAGCTTATCATTCGGGTATACGGGTGCTAGGAATTTTATATGATTCATTCCTGTTCCAGCAATAATATCGTCCTCATGACACCCTTCTTCAATCCAGAGCTTAAAAGTGATGGCTAACGTTTGTATTCCAGATGCAATGATTCCGTTAAACCTGCCCATTTTTGCTTTCTCTTCATTTACATGCATGTATTGCGGGTCATATTCTTCTGCAAAATTCATTACATTCTCTTTTGTTAATTCAAATGGTTTAGTTTGAAAAACCTGTCCAATAGAAAATTCATCT
Coding sequences:
- a CDS encoding pentapeptide repeat-containing protein; the protein is MSAEVTLHDNIHHDLSADCQHCFGLCCVALPYAKSADFAFDKDGGTPCRNLQSNYQCSIHKDLREKGFRGCSAYECFGAGQKVSQITYEGKDWRNHPKTANEMFDVFPIMQQLHEMLWYLHEALSIETAKPIHRELRACFEKIDKLTRLSKENLLTLQVHEHRAEINEWLLKTSELVRAQARNPKRPKKISRGSVLIGAKLKGLDLRGANLRGALLIAADLRDADLRMSDFIGADVRDADLSGADLTGSIFLTQAQVNAANGDANTKLPPSLQIPAHWVTNR
- a CDS encoding GNAT family N-acetyltransferase, with product MNVKRITSEHDLNTAFEIRKTVFVEEQGCPVSDEFDEFDTLREDCRHILVYHQNEPVGTARVRIVDQVGKLERICILKPYRKFGLGKKIVDALERIVKEQGISSFKLYGQTQAADFYEKLGYQTASEEFMLDGIPHVLMTKEEDSGQ
- a CDS encoding DUF2798 domain-containing protein; translated protein: MPTNKKEGLIFGVMMCFGMVCVMSIYNAIINGAIHDFSFVTVFEMIIGFIVALLLDLLLVGPLAKKIAFSMPFDKSKTLYVVLAVSTCMVIGMVLCMSVFGLVTAALSNGLNGDSLFSAYLMIVLKNFILAYPLQLLIMGPLVRGIFMKFVKPKLTAAV
- a CDS encoding MBL fold metallo-hydrolase is translated as MNLRQLSEHVFQCEFELDVPIRIPVHIWFVKDGDDVYIIDTGIERFADAQIRAALAIGSPKAILLTHGHSDHIQGASKWLERFDIPIYAHQKELIYINGEAPYPNKNEVENTGVAHIVQPLMKQTLAHLPLQFYLTPGHSPGHVVYHHEVDHVLLSGDLFITSKKNLHPPIRRFSVDMNENIDSGAIIDEIKPTLICSSHGEEIVYNEELYKNYVLRYRG
- a CDS encoding helix-turn-helix domain-containing protein — translated: MGNRLNGFGACSTEVKMACPVEMTLHINGGKWKGIILDILSHQSVRFNELKRLIPGITQRMLTLQLRELEADGIVKRKVENTVPKKVEYSLTEHGKKLSPIIASIRIWGNEYMNKNE
- a CDS encoding MvaI/BcnI family restriction endonuclease, whose amino-acid sequence is MNSMIFEPYKDEIDIINTIHKFNESEYVLIRLTSTMINKNNPDANALFRDLLKSKGIVDYDKLPNGGNNGQKVNGKLLLNSSVQDVKLNLYKVAGRRSDRRFSIYGIQKMWEAGKVNVCDLLYITVTDLAGAKQIVILNLTNNVPSEEVLTKVFGIDKVADSASRLLPQIKKIAQAGFHKNSKGSGKVSPKDVGDTLEFLLGIKTNNNQEADFEGKIEIKSKTGKTLDTLFTLRPQFGGTIVEQIEKNDRSRVSAFTRLYGYDSDKHLGYKSLYITVGTRIAPQNSLGFFLEVNEEGRRVELRKKSTSNNEDELTAYWTFSSLESELSLKHPATLWVKADQRMNGDTAEFRYLEAELSRSPQFTTFLSLIKSGGITYDWRGYTTPRGKYQGKNHGNAWRIRGKNRKFLFGEIETINLI
- a CDS encoding helix-turn-helix domain-containing protein, which translates into the protein MQIFFGENVGKIMTKRGLTQKKLKELSKVSRQTINKTLQLTSQKDLDISLTTALSIAKALNVDFPSLFSRITTLEDMNKYRDDNYLIIYSENVKRLHRGNLQKYLSTQPGVSESTISEILNLQVNNPKLSSMIYISEALGCHLSELLRREG
- a CDS encoding DNA cytosine methyltransferase, which codes for MHPIAIDLFCGAGGMSEGILQAGFHIVFSSDISEDVEKTYTFRHEQLGLIHGENTYFQRADIRNLTSEEILSAIRNLRMFEDKDNVPQIDAIFGGPPCQGFSRAGLRKKDDPRNMLFREYLRIVKDIHPRYVIMENVEGFMDTRMDGYIGITGEAYEDGSLMPEILINEFNEIGYLTLEPRLLDASNYGVPQRRKRAIFIAYLAGEEVPDYPEPITLNENEKISVDAAISDLIIDSVKKEKYFNDYSEYQLSSINGRTKSVAGTPIHSNRNLYNHDLSNHSVLIQERFSLFREGESSSMLKKRIREEGINLTEYPSLLKECVNKLQEEYGPEQVISLFNRPPVDEELINALLTKKNNRYRYKKDSVSPTVVTLPDDYLTPYENRIPTVREMARLQSFDDSFIFLGKRTTGGQRRKVEVPQYTQVGNAVPPLLAKAIGTKIIQAIKASKEKRLKI
- a CDS encoding MarR family winged helix-turn-helix transcriptional regulator, with the protein product MEKWNQSYGFLLGKVLQRMENTFAEGLRPYEINARQYGVLLFIKGNPYSSQKDISENLQIDRTTMVSHIDHLETLGFVERTKNPNDRRSYSLKITEKGNDVLDSRWEFLVNTELEVLAPLNQQERQLLKDFLIKIWRSL
- a CDS encoding rhodanese-like domain-containing protein, with translation MQALDYFNARLEATISPMDFLKAKQMNPEKYVLIDVRNGPIHVRNVTIKDAHIIPEQELQSRLNEIPKEKEIIVYCWDVWCNTAAKVAKFLLEHGYKVKELTGGIAAWKEMNFPVTNTNQDNHIPDDCGC
- a CDS encoding EVE domain-containing protein, whose amino-acid sequence is MQHKRYWVGVASRDHVMKAIQGGFAQLCHGKEAPLKKMNKGDWIIYYSPKVNIKEGTPYQKFTALGKVVDRHIFQFNMANDFQPFRRHIHFIHCTEIPIRPLIPYLSFIKDEKRWGYSFRFGHFEISEKDFKLIAQKMVDVKGD
- a CDS encoding MaoC family dehydratase: MKLDEFSIGQVFQTKPFELTKENVMNFAEEYDPQYMHVNEEKAKMGRFNGIIASGIQTLAITFKLWIEEGCHEDDIIAGTGMNHIKFLAPVYPNDKLNTIVKVIDKKPNKSQTGILTVLLSTYNQKEEKVFEGELSVLMKR